From one Mesoplodon densirostris isolate mMesDen1 chromosome 19, mMesDen1 primary haplotype, whole genome shotgun sequence genomic stretch:
- the DNAJA2 gene encoding dnaJ homolog subfamily A member 2 has product MANVADTKLYDILGVPPGASENELKKAYRKLAKEYHPDKNPNAGDKFKEISFAYEVLSNPEKRELYDRYGEQGLREGSGGGGGMDDIFSHIFGGGLFGFMGNQSRSRNGRRRGEDMMHPLKVSLEDLYNGKTTKLQLSKNVLCSACSGQGGKSGAVQKCSACRGRGVRIMIRQLAPGMVQQMQSVCSDCNGEGEVINEKDRCKKCEGKKVIKEVKILEVHVDKGMKHGQRITFTGEADQAPGVEPGDIVLLLQEKEHEVFQRDGNDLHMTYKIGLVEALCGFQFTFKHLDGRQIVVKYPPGKVIEPGCVRVVRGEGMPQYRNPFEKGDLYIKFDVQFPENNWINPDKLSELEDLLPSRPEVPNIIGDTEEVELQEFDSTRGSGGGQRREAYNDSSDEESSSHHGPGVQCAHQ; this is encoded by the exons ATGGCGAACGTGGCCGACACGAAGCTGTACGACATTCTGGGCGTCCCGCCCGGCGCCAGCGAGAACGAGCTGAAGAAG GCATACAGAAAGTTAGCCAAGGAATACCATCCCGATAAGAATCCAAATGCTGGTGACAAA ttcAAAGAAATAAGTTTTGCATATGAAGTACTATCAAATCCTGAGAAGCGCGAACTATATGACAGATATGGAGAACAAGGTCTTCGGGAAGGTAGCGGCGGAGGTGGTGGCATGGATGATATTTTCTCTCACATTTTTGGTGGGGGATTATTCGGCTTCATGGGCAATCAGAGCAGAAGTCGAAAtggcagaagaagaggagaagacatgATGCATCCACTCAA AGTATCTTTAGAAGATCTGTATAATGGCAAGACAACCAAACTACAACTTAGCAAGAATGTACTCTGTAGCGCATGCAGTGG CCAAGGTGGAAAGTCTGGAGCTGTTCAGAAGTGTAGTGCTTGTCGGGGTCGAGGTGTACGCATCATGATCAGACAGCTGGCTCCAGGAATGGTACAACAGATGCAATCTGTGTGTTCTGACTGTAATGGAGAAG GGGAGGTAATTAATGAAAAGGACCGCTGTAAAAAATGTGAAGGGAAGAAGGTGATTAAAGAAGTCAAGATTCTTGAAGTCCACGTAGACAAAGGCATGAAACATGGGCAGAGAATTACATTTACTGGGGAAGCAGACCAGGCCCCAGGAGTGGAACCAGGAGACATTGTTCTTTTGCTACAAGAAAAAGAACATGAg GTGTTCCAGAGAGACGGAAATGATTTGCACATGACATATAAGATAGGACTTGTTGAAGCTCTATGTGGATTTCAGTTCACATTTAAGCATCTTGATGGACGTCAGATTGTGGTGAAATACCCCCCTGGCAAAGTAATTGAGCCAG GATGTGTCCGTGTAGTTCGAGGTGAAGGAATGCCACAGTATCGTAATCCCTTTGAAAAAGGTGATCTTTACATAAAATTTGATGTGCAGTTTCCTGAAAACAACTGGATCAACCCAGACAAGCTTTCT GAATTAGAAGATCTTCTGCCATCTAGACCAGAAGTTCCGAACATTATTGGAGACACAGAGGAGGTAGAGCTTCAAGAGTTTGATAGCACTCGGGGCTCAGGAGGTGGTCAGAGGCGTGAAGCCTATAACGATAGCTCTGATGAAGAAAGCAGTAGCCATCATGGACCAGGAGTGCAATGTGCCCATCAGTAA